ataatataaaacaacATAGCTGCCAGTTGTCTTGAACAAATCTCAGCCAGTCTAGTTGAATTTAACCACAATAAAAGCACCCAATTTAGGCACCCACTACAATTACTCttcaaacataataaaatataatcagtgcttttctttaatggGGGACATTaccctctttattttttgaacggatcaattcaaaatattgaaacttgaggtacagatgaaaatttcaagatggctgCTGAACgtcatcttggaaaaaaattaaatggaaagggtggttttgtggcacatcattttgaagctcctgacgagtactttataaccctagaatataaatttaatatctttacctactataaaatggtggtacatttaatacattaacatttaacttaatatattgaataaatacattgagttcaattgaaaagatgctggaaatggTTGCCTTAAACCTCTTGACACAAGAACAGTCGGTCCGAAATTTGTcaccgaacattttcaaatacactaacatcaatatttctacaaatattgGTTATTGTCTGTCGTAAATCCAATACTGAAGCAGGTTCAGTTTCGCACACCTTTTGCTTtaaatagccccataaaaaaaagtctagatGTGTCAAATCTGGCGAGCAAGCTGGCCGTTCCACAGGTCCTCGACGGCCAATTTAACGACCGGGGAAATTGTCTAAATAGTTCCGAACTTGTCTAGAGTAGTGCGGTGGAGCTCCGTATTGCTGGAATACAATATCCATATCGCATTCATTAGGATTCGTTTTGACAATTTCGGTGATTAGAGGGTCAATAGTATTTTCCAGCATATCCAAATACAGTTCCCCTGTTAAATTTTGTTCGATGAATATAGGCCCCATAATATGGTTTCCCAATAACCCTGCccaaacgtttattttttctggatattgAGTATGAGTTTCCCGGAAGACGTTTGGATTAGTGTCACTCcaataataacaattttgtctatgaacattaccgttgagaaaaaatgtacattcatcattaaaacaaatattatggaGATAGGTAGGATGCCGTGCATGGTTTCCGTCATAGTTTCGCAGAATTCTGTTCTTCGATCAGGGTCATCTTCAGTTGTCAACTGGTGTACCATTTGgattttgtacggatgatacTTATTCCTTTTCAAAAGTCTCGATACAGTAGAAGGACAAACCTCATGTTCATTCGCGATGGAGGAAGTTGATTGTTGGGGATTAACTATCAACTCACCAATTATTTGAACTTCCTTTTCTTCCGAAATAGACGGACGTCCTGggtgcttttttttttacactaccagtagttgtaaatttaGATACGAGTTCCCGTAAATATTTTCTCCAAATAGGACAATTCGGGAAACGATCGTTGAAAATCCTTTCGGTTTCGTGAAAGTTACGCGTCGCACCGTAAATAAAAATCGCTTTCATTTTTTCTTCCAATGGACGAGAATTAACCATTTTAAACTACTACCACTAAAATCGAAAACTAAATGAGAATATTTGAACTGCACAATAATAGTTGTTTTCGTAATTTCCTACTGATATTTTTGCCACTGTCAACCAAAAAAACCAAAACGTTTATCGAAATTATCGCTGTCGCTGTGGATACGATAGAGAATAACAATTATTTGTAGAGATATGCATGTCAGTGTTTTGGTATTtaggtaattattaaatgtaccaccattttgtagtaggtaaagatattgaatttatattctagggttataaagtactcgtcaggagcttcaaaatgatgtgCCACAAGATCACCATttccgtttaattttttttccaagatgacgcccagcagccatcttgaaatttttaatatgtcaattttgctttaaaacatagttCATTCATCAATGGCATTACttcaagtttcaatattttgaattgatccgttcaaaaaataaagagggacggacattaaagaaaagcactgtatagaatatacttataataataataataatgtctttattaaaaaaaaagcaatattaatcttacaatattacttaatactacattgccaaagaaggcgaagattagcttaaagctactctttaACTCTTAACCTTCCTAACAATCACAGCTTAAATggagaaaacgagaaaaaaaaacaaaaaaaaagtaaccaGTATATATAAAGCATTTGacgaagtattaaatattggtttataagaATTAAAGAGCTTAACGGCATAAGTAAAAGCTCGCTCGAACAGAGCCGCGGAATGGTGAggcatggtcaagatattgtatctaatatttcgagtgtgaacctggtttcttggtattaacttttcaaaaagatattcaggACTTTGACTAACATAAAATCGATAAATGAAAGTAGTagtgaagaatttgaatagATAAGGTAGCGTTAACCACCTCAACTAAAATATAGAGTCTGATACATGATCAAACTTTCTGAGGTTAAAAATGAATCTACAGCAAGTATTCTGCACGCGTTGCAGGCGGtaacgatttatttggtctaagcaaAGATACTTGCCGTAATTTTTGACGAAAACCAAAAAGTTTTTAACATAAAGTGCCAAAAGCatccataataataataagaatcaAGAggaagttttataaaataaagcaattcttcgttaattttatatatttttttcaacaaaataacaattatatcttaaattttattgaccTCACAgtgtaaagaaataaaacaaaatatttacaataattacaGTAAATCATAAAAGTAGTCTAGCCCTTGACCAATTTCCCATATTGAAATACCTACTTGTAATTTATGAGCTAATTCCAATCTTTTATATATAGAGTATAATGTTGGATAAAATACCAGATGTGTCTCCCTTTTTTTAtccctaaaatataaatagtatcATACTTTATGTTTAACCAAACCGATAGAGTGTACTACTAACTGATATTCAAAATAATGCTCCCCAGCATCCGCAATGTAGGTTAGAGTAATATCGGGAACTAACTTCAATATGCTAATAAAATCATTTCCTGTAATCGGTTCGCCACCATTGACACTATAATCATTGCCATAGAAATTCATACCCATAAGAATTTTAGATCTCATTGCCTCGTCAGGGCAAATATATTTAACTGATTCCTCTATCCAGTTCAATGGAGCATTTGGACCTACAAACAATTCTTATTTATGTTTGAAAATAATGTCAAAACAAGTATTACCTGGTCTTTTTGGACTTGAAAAATCATAagtcattaaagaaaatgctgTAACGTGGCTATAAAGAGCATCATATTcgttttttgtaaacaatttcGTTTGTCCATGCATTGGCGgtattaccaaaataaaatctaaattttcttGCTTGAAAAACTTACCTAAAAACATGTAAGTTATAATCAAATACCAAAAgtattttaacttattataCTTATAGACTTTACAAGACCAACCAAAATATCAGATTTTACTGCTCCTGCAAGTTGAGACCAAACTTCTAAAACATATccatcaaatttatattttttgcatgtTTTAATTAAGGTTTCAGCCAATGCTTTTACTTCATCTGGATTTCTTAGTAAAGCAGTGTAGTCTTCACCAGTCCAACCATCAAAAAGTACCCTGGGAacaactaaataatatatatgaaaaattattggaTGTTGTGGTGACGGTtaatgaataatatatttaagacTTTGTTTTTCTCATACTCTTTCTATTTTTCGCCCCTTCCACAGATTTTAATACTATTCAAGTGAAATtcataaaattgttgattttttttctacagtTTTATGTTTCTCATTATGATGTTTATTGAGTCTTActtctaaagaaaaatgcatATTTCCTTAATAAATAGAAAGTTAGGTTTTCTCGTAACAAGTTACAAGTCAGGTtctcattttcaatattttgaagttATGGTGTTGCCTTAATAATATCCCTTATACAGATTATTTTGTCATATACCATGTGACTTGGGAAAAAGGTAAGACTTAATAACTACTTTACTCTTTACAGTGAAATTGTATCTTGAAGAACATATTAAATTTGGTAGATTGATAAAATTGTTAtgagagcatcttttgacatattcagttgttttccgTCACTCTTTGGTTAACCGGAAGACTTTCTTATTTTCAGTGAGACACTTgatatattattacgtattttgatagaaaataatattgtgagAACAATTAAGCTGCATTTACTATTTTTCGTTTTagactcatagaaaaaatcaattttttaaatttgaaaatagggTACCATGAAtgcgttaaaagttttaatttttaatcaagtaatcacgaaAAAATAggtttcattgcattttattacttaaatcttttacatgttcatttaaaatgtccaaaccagcagttttggcatttactttattttttttttcaatatcgcGTTATTGGGAACAACCGCTTTGGAATgcagattttttttccatataattagatacgaataatttttaaatcggttgataaataagcccataagaagaaaaaaagtcacataaataaacgcatttatttaataaagatagCATAGAAGGGTTTGACTTCTTGAATATCATTTGACATCTGTCAAGTGcaattttagtgtttactaataTTCAGATGTTTACTGattatatttctgaaaaattgcATTTCAATAGTAGTTGTTCATAATAaggtgctatttaaaaaaataaagtaaatgccaaaaatacTAGTTAGGAAATTTTatataggcgtgtaaaagattgaAGTAATAAAgtacaattaatattatttttccgtgattaaaaattaaaactttcaaagaATTCATGTCaccctatttaaaaattaaaaaaaattattttttctatgagtgtaaaacaaaaagtggcaaatgcggtatcattattctcagaatattagtTTCTATcacaatacgtaataatatacccattatcccatttaaaataaaaatttgtgtcaGTTCCTGGCAAACCGGAAGTaacagaatatgtcaaaagatgctcttataactgttctatcgatatacctaatttcatttctttattttgaaaagtaaaaaagttataaaaaagtgTTCCATTTTTTctgtcacccggtatattccGATTGTGTTTTTGTACATTTATCAAGGAAAACTTGTCACCAATCAACAtataagaaaaatcattttacagCTTTTAAGGTATTTGATAGCTTAAACAACAATACCACTTAAGTAAGAAATGCAAAGAACTGAACACTAAGAGGAAGGTCTGCTCTAAGATACTTGATTCATTATCACACTAAATGAATAGGGACGGTGAAGCTCCTCTTCTAGGATTGATGATGTATGCAAAGGCGTAATTTTAGGTGTCCCACTTATTTCGATAAGaaggaaaattttgatttttttttaaagaaaattgggattttgtcaaaaatgaaagcacataaatatatataacatatattataaaaactttatttatatcttgacatgtttataacaataatattttcatttcaatATATAATGTCTAATAACAGGTCTTATATTGCATGCAATTTGGTCCTTACAGTTCCCACTATGGCTATCCCAAACCATAGCCAACCTGGtcaagggtgattctaaatttcaatcgtcggctaaactcgttttatttgatttgatttaggtttcttggtatatatttgttatttttcctaatatttgacccatggaaacgtcaattgtcttttctattgataaaccagtaaacactaagaattttcatttattttggtaatttttttcgccttcgtgtttttttgtttaaatatatgcctatattatttctataaaataaaaaaaatcgtttaaaactaccactatccattggaaaataataattcaattcatggaaaatcacaaaaacttgttgtgttcatccacgtttggttttaatatggcaacatgggtgcaatcaataggacctaaaacaccagggaaattggatctctctataaatgttaatttattaatttatcttttatatttaaaaaattaatcggTCAGCAAGGTTAACGACTATTGgacactcacgactgaaaattttatttagaatcagtcatatcgagtaatcgtgtcgaatcgtgattttagaatcccagccctgggCGAAATAATCGAATATCATCGTGTTGTTAgacaaatttagattttgattGATGTACCCACGATAGTCAAAAAAGTCAGGCATTGAAGAGTGAAAAACGCTTTGTGAAATTTGCtgttaataaagaatatttacCCTTAGATCATTAGATGGCTTGGGGTGGAATCAGCCGAGGTAGTAGAGAGGCTTTAGATAGGCATACTCACATTTAAATTAAGGAAGTTTTGGAGCCATTTGCTATACTTACATAATGAATGTACCAGAAGTGCGTAGTTCGTAAACGAACTAGTTCCAATGAACTATTCCTTACCCGGAACGAAATGAACTAGtcccatttcaaaaaaaaatcctgttaAGATGACGTCGGCAAAAATATTATGaacgtattttatttaattttttatttacacgtACGCTATACAATAGACAGAAAATACTGACAATATACACCGTCTGATCGCTTTTCGGAATTTTACAGGTACATAACCTTTTcaagaagtttatttttttaaatattttttctgggTTACAAAAATAGTGAATACTGTTGTCTGGACTGTGATACAATACCAATTGacctatttttcttatatttatattcaaaatgtcaaaaaacccCAGTGATGTGTGGATGCACTTTGAGGTTTTAACCGATGATAATAATAGAGCGAAATGTAGCTACTGTAAGCATTCTTCTTTGATCGCCGGAGGTTCGCTCGGGAACTTAAATAGGCATATGAAAAGAATGCAGTCCACCATTCCAATCACTAGATTCTCCTCTCTTCCCGACACAGATAATTCAACAGCTTCCAAGCATTTACATTCCGAAAAATCTCAAATTAATAATGATTGTAAGTAATGGTACTAGAGATGGTAACTTTTAAGCATGCTTGGGACCACAGTAAGGGTAGATATTTTTCAGCACCCTCAACAAGCAGCGGCGCCAGTCAGCCTGTAAGAAATGTAAACCGTCGCCTTCGGTTTTGCAAAAGGACATATCGATTTATTTGAGGAGTACCAAACCGATGTCAATACATAAAAGCAAAGAATTGGACTGCCAGTTGTTGCGCATGATTGTTAAAAGGTATTATCCATTTTCCTTAGTTGAAGATCCTGAATTTATTAAACTGATGAAAATGGCTGCTCCCGGTTATAAGGTACCGACTGGGAAAACTTTAACTGAAGGATTAATTtagcaaatataataaaaaactagatcATTTATACAGGAGCAACTGAATTCTGTTGATTCCCTAAGTGTGACAACATAATAAGATTCGTGGACCTCGATAATCAATGAAAATTATACAGCCATAACTGTTCactatttattagaaaaaaattataatcttgCGTTGAAATCCCACCTAATAGATTGTTTTTCATACTGTGATCGACATACTGCTGAACATTTAACAGCCCTTCTAAGAGCAAAATTTGAAGAATTCGAAATAGGCGAGAAAGTGGTCTGTGTTGACAGCGGTAATGCGGCAAATATTCTAGCAGCGGTTGGAAGTCAGGCAGCTATTTCGCACACTCCCTCAATCTATTAGTGCAGAATAGATTAAAGGCTACTGCCGCTAGtgttattattactaaaattaaagcCATTGTAACCTTTTTTAAGCAAAGTTCGGCAGCTCTTGCAAAATTGAAACAGATCCAAAATCAAATAGGGTTACCAGATTGAACTCCACACTGGATATGATTGAAAGGGCAATAACAATAAAAGACGCACTGAATTCTACATTAGCACTAGAAAAGTCCGACTTAAATACAGTAAGTACAGAAGAATggtttattttggaaaaactggtggttctattgaatatttttaaagacattACTGTGGAGATAAGTGCTGAAAAAAACGTCACAATATCTAAAGTTTTGATATTTGTTAATGCTATTTTATCATCTTATTCAGGAAAATTATATGCAAGTTAAAAAACCAGAATTGAAAGCCGTCCTCAAAATATTTAGAGACAATTTTTCCAAAAGATTTCAGAATGTGGAAGATAATGAAATTTTCACAGAATCGACTGTACTAGatccaagacttaaaaaatatggacTTAAAAacgaaagaaaatataataattgtgtTTCAAtgttaaggaaaaaattatcttGTATCTACCCCAGTTTAATTAGTTCCGAGACTAATGTTTCGCAAACCACTAAAGTTCCAACGACTCAGGATGTCCAGAAAGAGCAATTAAGACCCCCAACAAAATGGTCACTTTTCGACAAAGCTAAGTAATTTAATTCAAGAAGTGAAACCTACAGCAGCAGCTATTATAAAATTGGATCATTATCTTAGCGAACCTTTGATTAACCGTGAAGATGATCCGCTGGGATGGTGGTATGGACGGCGATACGTGTATCCAActctttataaatatatataaaaaacgtCTTTGTATACCGGCCACTTCAGTTCCCTGTGAACGCACTTTTTCTAAAGCGGGTCAAATTATTatggaaaaactgtttttaaatagcAATTTTTAGTTTAGTCTTTCCATGTTACTGAGCATGTTGCAttagttttatgttttatttagtttaatattatacCCTATATTAATGTGTAACTGTTTTATTATtggtttaagtt
The genomic region above belongs to Anthonomus grandis grandis chromosome 6, icAntGran1.3, whole genome shotgun sequence and contains:
- the LOC126737761 gene encoding chitinase domain-containing protein 1 translates to MYFLRALLGCLLICILLLELEASQTLTPRKRGDKKPQDEKKLKKPAKVRLGPQKYSMLEKLTENITAESILTNYQAFYEETDEFNFDGPVLGYVTPWNNHGYDIAKIFGNKFTSISPVWLQIKRERYLTYKVTGTHDIDTKWMADVRNAGRERQTKVVPRVLFDGWTGEDYTALLRNPDEVKALAETLIKTCKKYKFDGYVLEVWSQLAGAVKSDILVGLVKSISKFFKQENLDFILVIPPMHGQTKLFTKNEYDALYSHVTAFSLMTYDFSSPKRPGPNAPLNWIEESVKYICPDEAMRSKILMGMNFYGNDYSVNGGEPITGNDFISILKLVPDITLTYIADAGEHYFEYQDKKRETHLVFYPTLYSIYKRLELAHKLQVGISIWEIGQGLDYFYDLL